A DNA window from Kitasatospora atroaurantiaca contains the following coding sequences:
- a CDS encoding efflux RND transporter periplasmic adaptor subunit, with translation MKVLPRRRGAVLVNSALAVALLSGAALAYTTLDSGTSSAAGKTQTRTASVTKGTVLATVSGSGTLSSPSDAGQDFVTGGKLTAVKVAVGDTVKKGQVLATVDTTAAQQQVDAAESALATAKANLAKAEAGETVTTSSTGTGSGSGTGRSGATPTPQTTTTTKVDDAQVAQAQQQVDTARTNLTNAEAALVGTTLTASVDGTVASVSGKVGDTVSGGTSSSSTSTGSKSTGSGSSSTSTSSSTLSGFVVLTNPTGMQVSASFSELDSLKLKKGEAATVTLNAQSDTKLNATVLSVSSLPTSSGGTSGAVQYGATLQITGDTGKLRTGLSATISVITGEADNALSVPTAALAGTGSSRTATLVHDDGSTERVSVTVGVEGDSTVQVVSGLKEGDKVQLTTTTAGTGNGFPSGNFPGVSGGLTGGGLGGGNGGGTGRTGNGGGGNR, from the coding sequence ATGAAGGTGCTCCCGCGACGGCGTGGTGCCGTCCTCGTCAACTCCGCGCTTGCCGTGGCCCTGCTGTCCGGGGCCGCCCTCGCGTACACCACCCTTGACAGCGGCACCAGTTCGGCCGCCGGCAAGACGCAGACCCGTACCGCCTCGGTGACCAAGGGAACCGTCCTGGCCACGGTGTCCGGTTCCGGCACACTCTCCTCACCCTCCGACGCCGGCCAGGACTTCGTCACCGGCGGCAAGCTGACCGCCGTCAAGGTCGCGGTCGGCGACACGGTGAAGAAGGGCCAGGTGCTCGCCACCGTCGACACCACCGCGGCCCAGCAGCAGGTGGACGCCGCCGAATCGGCGCTCGCCACCGCCAAGGCGAACCTGGCCAAGGCCGAGGCGGGCGAGACCGTCACGACCAGCTCCACCGGCACGGGTAGCGGCAGCGGCACCGGCCGGTCCGGTGCCACGCCCACCCCGCAGACCACGACCACCACCAAGGTGGACGACGCCCAGGTGGCCCAGGCCCAGCAGCAGGTCGACACCGCGCGGACCAACCTGACCAACGCCGAGGCCGCACTCGTCGGCACGACGCTCACCGCCTCCGTGGACGGCACGGTCGCGTCCGTCTCCGGCAAGGTCGGCGACACGGTGTCCGGTGGCACCTCCTCGTCCTCCACCTCCACCGGGAGCAAGAGCACCGGCAGCGGCAGCAGCTCCACCTCGACGAGCAGCAGCACGCTCAGCGGCTTCGTCGTGCTGACCAACCCCACCGGGATGCAGGTCAGCGCGTCCTTCTCGGAGCTCGACTCCCTCAAGCTGAAGAAGGGCGAGGCGGCCACGGTCACGCTCAACGCACAGTCCGACACCAAGCTCAACGCGACCGTGCTGTCGGTGAGTTCGTTGCCGACGTCGAGCGGCGGCACGTCCGGCGCCGTCCAGTACGGCGCGACGCTGCAGATCACCGGGGACACCGGCAAGCTGCGCACCGGGCTGAGCGCCACCATCTCCGTCATCACGGGGGAGGCCGACAACGCGCTCTCCGTACCGACCGCCGCCCTCGCGGGGACCGGCAGCAGCCGGACCGCCACCCTGGTCCACGACGACGGCAGCACCGAGCGGGTCAGCGTGACCGTGGGCGTGGAGGGCGACTCCACCGTGCAGGTGGTGTCCGGCCTCAAGGAGGGCGACAAGGTCCAGCTCACCACGACCACCGCCGGTACCGGCAACGGGTTCCCGAGCGGCAACTTCCCGGGCGTCTCGGGCGGGCTCACCGGCGGTGGCCTGGGCGGCGGCAACGGTGGCGGCACCGGCCGGACCGGCAACGGCGGCGGGGGCAACCGCTGA
- a CDS encoding VC0807 family protein: MSDQAPARSGGMSAISWALTIGCNIVAPIVTYNQLTDHGYGEFTALLLSAVWPLVDIVIHLAWRRRIDEFAVISLVFLGLTIAVTLIGPHSARLLLVKDSAVTGLFGLLCLVTLAAPRPLMFYFGRKFATDGSAEAVERWNGLWDLPGFRRVQRNLTLGWGLAYLAEAALRIGLSYTLTTGEMVTLNSVLSYGVTAALIAWTITYAKRSRARGAAAAAAAAAPTAEPATV, encoded by the coding sequence GTGTCGGATCAAGCTCCGGCCCGTAGCGGCGGCATGTCCGCCATCAGCTGGGCACTCACCATCGGCTGCAACATCGTCGCGCCGATCGTCACGTACAACCAGCTCACCGACCACGGCTACGGCGAGTTCACCGCCCTGCTGCTCTCGGCCGTCTGGCCGCTGGTGGACATCGTGATCCACCTCGCCTGGCGCCGCCGGATCGACGAGTTCGCCGTGATCAGCCTGGTGTTCCTCGGCCTGACCATCGCCGTCACCCTGATCGGGCCGCACTCCGCCCGGCTCCTCCTGGTGAAGGACTCCGCCGTCACCGGGCTCTTCGGTCTGCTCTGCCTGGTGACCCTGGCCGCCCCCCGCCCGCTGATGTTCTACTTCGGCCGGAAGTTCGCCACCGACGGCTCCGCCGAGGCGGTCGAGCGCTGGAACGGCCTCTGGGACCTCCCCGGCTTCCGCCGCGTCCAGCGCAACCTGACCCTGGGCTGGGGCCTGGCGTACCTCGCCGAGGCGGCGCTGCGGATCGGGCTCTCCTACACCCTGACCACCGGCGAGATGGTCACCCTGAACTCCGTGCTCAGCTATGGCGTCACCGCCGCCCTGATCGCCTGGACCATCACCTACGCCAAGCGATCCCGCGCCCGCGGTGCGGCCGCCGCGGCCGCCGCAGCAGCGCCCACCGCCGAACCCGCAACGGTTTAA
- a CDS encoding ABC transporter permease, whose amino-acid sequence MIFWQMLRFAFGGLVANKVRSALTMLGVLIGVASVILLLAVGNGSSVAVKNSITSLGTNSLTVSSSNLRGSATAARKLTVEDAKALATATDAPAIKTVAPVVTTTGTALYGNISYSPGSVIGTYPAYFETANQKVARGDYFSNDDVLNSRKVAVIGSTTAKQLFDTEDPVGKRIVIGGTPFTVVGVLQTKGSTGFNDPDDVVIAPLPTVQNAFTGFGSVNQILVQATSAESTTAAQSDITRILMGTHAITDSSKVDFRISNQTSLLTARESTTKTFTVLLGAVAAISLLVGGIGITNIMLVTVTERTREIGIRKALGAPKGVILGQFLTESTLLSVIGAGLGAAAGIIGSHFSIVGIKPVVIPESVLGAFAIAVAIGLFFGSYPANRAASLRPIDALRHE is encoded by the coding sequence GTGATCTTCTGGCAGATGCTCCGCTTCGCCTTCGGCGGCCTGGTCGCCAACAAGGTCCGCTCGGCACTCACCATGCTCGGCGTACTGATCGGTGTCGCCTCGGTGATCCTCCTCCTGGCCGTCGGCAACGGCTCCTCCGTCGCGGTCAAGAACTCCATCACGTCCCTCGGCACCAACTCGCTCACCGTCTCCTCCAGCAACCTCCGAGGCTCCGCCACCGCCGCCAGGAAGCTCACGGTGGAGGACGCCAAGGCCCTGGCCACGGCCACCGACGCACCCGCGATCAAGACCGTCGCCCCGGTCGTCACCACCACCGGCACCGCGCTGTACGGGAACATCTCGTACTCGCCCGGCTCGGTCATCGGTACCTACCCCGCGTACTTCGAGACCGCCAACCAGAAGGTCGCCCGGGGCGACTACTTCAGCAACGACGACGTGCTCAACTCCCGCAAGGTCGCCGTGATCGGCTCCACCACCGCCAAGCAGCTCTTCGACACCGAGGACCCGGTCGGAAAGCGGATCGTCATCGGCGGCACGCCGTTCACCGTCGTCGGCGTGCTGCAGACCAAGGGCAGCACCGGCTTCAACGACCCGGACGACGTGGTGATCGCACCCCTGCCCACCGTGCAGAACGCCTTCACCGGCTTCGGCTCGGTCAACCAGATCCTGGTGCAGGCCACCTCGGCCGAGTCGACCACGGCCGCCCAGAGCGACATCACCCGGATCCTGATGGGCACCCACGCCATCACCGACTCCAGCAAGGTCGACTTCCGGATCAGCAACCAGACCTCCCTCCTGACGGCCCGTGAGAGCACCACCAAGACCTTCACCGTGCTGCTCGGAGCGGTCGCCGCGATTTCGCTCCTGGTCGGCGGGATCGGGATCACCAACATCATGCTGGTCACCGTCACCGAGCGGACCAGGGAGATCGGCATCCGCAAGGCGCTCGGTGCGCCCAAGGGCGTCATCCTGGGCCAGTTCCTCACCGAGTCGACCCTCCTCTCCGTCATCGGAGCAGGGCTCGGGGCCGCGGCCGGGATCATCGGCTCGCACTTCAGCATCGTCGGCATCAAGCCCGTGGTGATCCCGGAGTCCGTCCTCGGCGCCTTCGCCATCGCGGTCGCCATCGGCCTGTTCTTCGGCAGCTACCCCGCCAACCGGGCCGCCTCGCTGCGCCCCATCGACGCCCTCCGGCACGAGTAG
- a CDS encoding DUF5666 domain-containing protein: MSSDNDPQVELLATPPDARDVTTELAAPPRRKLPWLTLVLAGGVIATLSFAGGVWYEQGNGKATTSTPRAQGQGGFGGYGGGYGGQGGTRRNGAGTGQNGQGGAGFTRGTVKAVDGSTVYLTDANGNTVKVTTADTTKVQLNKEGKVSDLQPGQTVTVVGTPDSSGGYAATQLTEGAATGGFPGARSSSNG; this comes from the coding sequence ATGTCCAGTGACAACGACCCGCAGGTGGAGCTGCTGGCCACCCCGCCGGACGCCCGCGACGTCACCACCGAACTCGCCGCGCCCCCGCGCCGCAAGCTCCCCTGGCTCACCCTGGTGCTGGCCGGCGGCGTGATCGCCACCCTCTCCTTCGCCGGCGGCGTCTGGTACGAACAGGGCAACGGCAAGGCCACCACCAGCACCCCGCGCGCCCAGGGCCAGGGCGGCTTCGGCGGGTACGGCGGGGGGTACGGCGGCCAGGGCGGCACCCGCCGCAACGGGGCCGGCACCGGGCAGAACGGCCAGGGCGGCGCGGGCTTCACCCGGGGCACGGTCAAGGCCGTCGACGGCAGCACCGTCTACCTCACCGACGCCAACGGCAACACCGTCAAGGTGACCACCGCCGACACCACCAAGGTCCAGCTGAACAAGGAGGGCAAGGTCTCCGACCTCCAGCCTGGCCAGACCGTCACGGTGGTCGGCACCCCGGACTCCTCCGGAGGCTACGCCGCCACCCAGCTCACCGAGGGCGCCGCCACCGGCGGCTTCCCGGGAGCCCGAAGCTCGTCCAACGGTTAA
- a CDS encoding ABC transporter ATP-binding protein translates to MESQQPPVIQIRHVTKSYGHGDATVHALRGPGGDRPQGVSLDIEQGDFVAVMGSSGSGKSTLMNILGCLDVPTSGRYLLDGIDVGHLDEQQLSLVRNRKIGFIFQSFNLVPRTTALAQVELPLAYAGVRAAERRRRALAALSLVGLADRAGHKPNELSGGQQQRVAVARALVTAPAMLLADEPTGNLDSRSTEEVLAIIDGLNATGRTVVLITHEDEVARHAKRVIRLVDGAIISDVRQAKVDGPPPALDLAGARP, encoded by the coding sequence ATGGAGAGTCAGCAGCCGCCCGTCATCCAGATCCGCCACGTCACCAAGTCGTACGGGCACGGCGACGCCACCGTGCACGCCCTGCGCGGGCCCGGCGGCGACCGGCCGCAGGGCGTGAGCCTGGACATCGAGCAGGGCGACTTTGTTGCGGTGATGGGCAGTTCGGGCTCCGGCAAGTCGACCCTGATGAACATCCTCGGCTGCCTGGACGTCCCCACCTCCGGCCGGTACCTCCTGGACGGCATCGACGTGGGCCACCTCGACGAGCAGCAGCTCTCCCTCGTCCGCAACCGGAAGATCGGCTTCATCTTCCAGTCCTTCAACCTGGTCCCGCGCACCACCGCGCTCGCCCAGGTGGAACTCCCGCTCGCCTACGCGGGCGTACGCGCTGCCGAGCGCCGGCGCCGCGCACTCGCCGCACTCTCGCTGGTCGGCCTCGCCGACCGGGCCGGGCACAAGCCGAACGAGCTCTCCGGCGGCCAGCAGCAGCGCGTCGCAGTGGCCCGCGCGCTGGTCACCGCGCCCGCGATGCTGCTCGCCGACGAGCCCACCGGCAACCTCGACAGCCGCTCCACCGAGGAGGTGCTGGCCATCATCGACGGGCTCAACGCGACCGGCCGGACCGTCGTCCTGATCACGCACGAGGACGAAGTCGCCCGCCACGCCAAGCGGGTGATCCGCCTGGTGGACGGCGCGATCATCTCGGACGTACGCCAGGCCAAGGTCGACGGTCCGCCGCCGGCGCTCGACCTCGCGGGAGCCCGCCCGTGA
- a CDS encoding response regulator transcription factor, giving the protein MPGAVGGEAFLLVVDDEPNIRELLSASLRFSGFRVASAATGEEALAAVAAERPDLVVLDVMLPDLDGFTVVERLREQAQWPQSGEHVPVLFLTARDGTTDKVQGLAAGADDYVTKPFSLEELIARIRAILRRAGGPAEDGRLMVADLTLDPIAHEVTRGDRPIALSPTEFKLLHYLMANVGRVVSKAQILDHVWAYDFGGDLSIVESYISYLRRKLDSGPAHGPKLIHTVRGIGYALRRPPQ; this is encoded by the coding sequence GTGCCGGGTGCCGTGGGCGGCGAGGCCTTCCTGCTGGTCGTCGACGACGAGCCGAACATCCGGGAGCTGCTCTCCGCCTCGCTGCGGTTCTCCGGCTTCCGGGTCGCCTCCGCCGCGACCGGCGAGGAAGCCCTCGCCGCGGTGGCCGCCGAGCGTCCCGACCTCGTCGTACTCGACGTGATGCTGCCCGACCTGGACGGGTTCACCGTGGTCGAGCGGCTGCGCGAGCAGGCCCAGTGGCCGCAGTCGGGCGAGCATGTGCCGGTGCTCTTCCTCACCGCCAGGGACGGGACGACCGACAAGGTCCAGGGTCTGGCGGCCGGTGCGGACGACTACGTCACCAAGCCCTTCAGCCTCGAGGAGCTGATCGCCCGGATCCGCGCCATCCTCCGCAGGGCGGGCGGCCCGGCCGAGGACGGCAGGCTGATGGTCGCCGACCTCACCCTCGATCCCATCGCCCACGAGGTGACCCGCGGCGACCGCCCGATCGCCCTCTCGCCGACCGAGTTCAAGCTCCTCCACTACCTGATGGCCAACGTCGGCCGGGTGGTCTCCAAGGCGCAGATCCTCGATCACGTCTGGGCGTACGACTTCGGCGGCGACCTCTCCATCGTCGAGTCGTACATCTCCTACCTCCGCCGCAAGCTGGACTCCGGCCCGGCCCACGGCCCCAAGCTGATCCACACCGTCCGCGGCATCGGGTACGCGCTGCGCCGCCCACCCCAGTGA
- the hisC gene encoding histidinol-phosphate transaminase: MSGTEAQGPRLRPTLDGIPTYKPGKPASADSYKLSSNENPYEPLPGVLEAALAAAGSFNRYPDMATTELTAELAARFGVPAEHVATGTGSVSVAQSLVLSTAGPGDEVIFAWRSFEAYPIITQVAGATPVPVPLTAGEAHDLETMLAAITDRTRLIFVCNPNNPTGVAIHRGELERFLDAVPSDILVVLDEAYREFIRDAAVPDGIGIYRDRPNVCVLRTFSKAYGLAGLRVGFAIAHEPVATALRKTAIPFGVSQLAQDAAVASLRAEDALLVRVEALVEERTRVAAALAEQGWALADSQANFVWLRLGDRTMDFAEACARAGVIVRPFPGEGVRVTIGEVAANDIFLATAEAFRKEL; encoded by the coding sequence GTGAGCGGTACGGAAGCACAGGGCCCCCGGCTGAGGCCGACCCTGGACGGCATCCCGACCTACAAGCCCGGCAAGCCGGCCAGCGCCGACTCGTACAAGCTTTCGTCCAACGAGAACCCGTACGAGCCGCTGCCCGGCGTCCTCGAGGCGGCCCTCGCCGCGGCCGGGTCCTTCAACCGCTACCCCGACATGGCCACGACCGAGCTCACCGCCGAGCTGGCCGCCCGCTTCGGGGTTCCGGCCGAGCACGTGGCGACCGGCACCGGCTCGGTCAGCGTGGCGCAGTCGCTGGTCCTCTCCACCGCCGGCCCAGGCGACGAGGTGATCTTCGCCTGGCGCTCCTTCGAGGCGTACCCGATCATCACCCAGGTCGCCGGAGCCACCCCCGTGCCGGTCCCGCTGACCGCCGGCGAGGCCCACGACCTCGAGACGATGCTCGCGGCGATCACCGACCGGACCAGGCTGATCTTCGTCTGCAACCCGAACAACCCCACCGGCGTGGCGATCCACCGCGGCGAGCTGGAGCGCTTCCTGGACGCCGTGCCCAGCGACATCCTGGTGGTGCTGGACGAGGCGTACCGCGAGTTCATCCGCGACGCCGCCGTACCGGACGGCATCGGGATCTACCGCGACCGGCCGAACGTCTGCGTGCTGCGCACCTTCTCCAAGGCGTACGGCCTGGCGGGCCTGCGGGTGGGCTTCGCCATCGCGCACGAGCCGGTGGCCACCGCGCTGCGCAAGACGGCCATCCCCTTCGGGGTCAGCCAGCTCGCCCAGGACGCGGCGGTCGCCTCGCTGCGGGCCGAGGACGCGCTGCTGGTCCGGGTCGAGGCGCTGGTCGAGGAGCGCACCCGGGTCGCCGCCGCGCTGGCCGAGCAGGGCTGGGCCCTGGCCGACTCGCAGGCCAACTTCGTCTGGCTCCGCCTGGGCGACCGGACCATGGACTTCGCCGAGGCCTGCGCCCGGGCGGGCGTCATCGTCCGCCCGTTCCCGGGTGAGGGCGTCCGGGTGACCATCGGCGAGGTGGCCGCCAACGACATCTTCCTGGCGACGGCGGAGGCCTTCCGCAAGGAGCTGTAG
- a CDS encoding allene oxide cyclase barrel-like domain-containing protein, whose translation MRPFKVVSLAAATALAAVLAGAPVAVAAPAHGGHGHGGGEKVFELTTRTTQDTHLDADKDGLPSPGDEDIFTEDVFRDGKKVGTDGGVCTILRTDNGGVAQCLVTLSLEEGQITTQGLVTNILADAPGEFDIAITGGTGAFSKARGHLHGSNVTEAGATLEVHLSR comes from the coding sequence ATGCGCCCCTTCAAGGTAGTAAGCCTCGCCGCGGCCACTGCGCTGGCCGCCGTCCTCGCCGGCGCGCCGGTCGCTGTCGCCGCGCCGGCCCACGGCGGCCACGGCCATGGCGGCGGGGAGAAGGTCTTCGAGCTCACCACGAGGACGACCCAGGACACGCACCTCGACGCGGACAAGGACGGCCTCCCCAGCCCTGGCGACGAGGACATCTTCACGGAGGACGTGTTCCGGGACGGTAAGAAGGTCGGCACCGACGGCGGTGTCTGCACCATCCTCCGCACCGACAACGGTGGTGTGGCGCAGTGCCTCGTCACCCTCTCGCTGGAGGAGGGTCAGATCACCACCCAGGGGCTGGTCACCAACATCCTGGCCGATGCGCCGGGCGAGTTCGACATCGCGATCACCGGCGGCACCGGGGCCTTCAGCAAGGCCCGTGGTCACCTCCACGGCTCCAACGTCACCGAGGCCGGGGCCACGCTCGAGGTTCATCTCAGCCGCTGA
- a CDS encoding LacI family DNA-binding transcriptional regulator, whose protein sequence is MTAAANQSGRRPTTSRRLERAGIRDVAAAAGVSITTVSDALNGKGRLPDETRSRVREVAERLGYRPSAAARTLRTGRSGLIGLTVTTYGEEPFTFTEFAYFAEMARAATSAALSRGYALVVLPASSRHDVWGNIALDGTVVIDPPDQDPLVSELYRSGVPVVSDGKPGNCPVTAWVDNDHEAAVLGILDHLSEAGARRIGLLTGTSTDTYTRLSTEAYLGWCRRVGQEPVYETYPAHDPAAGAVAADRLLARPDRPDAVYGLFDPNGTDLLAAARRYGLRVPDDLLLVCCSESDVYAGTEPPITTLSLKPRRIGTTVVNLLIDAIEGVDSGTGVDVARLFPPRFRTAGTGPPPGTLMPTELIVRASSQRRSPRTTVSPPRPPGEV, encoded by the coding sequence ATGACAGCAGCAGCCAATCAGAGCGGTCGGCGACCCACCACCTCGCGGCGACTGGAGCGGGCCGGCATCCGGGATGTGGCAGCAGCCGCCGGAGTGTCGATCACCACGGTCTCGGACGCCCTGAACGGTAAGGGGCGCCTGCCCGACGAGACCAGAAGCCGAGTACGCGAGGTCGCGGAGCGACTCGGCTACCGCCCGTCCGCCGCCGCCCGGACCCTGCGCACCGGCCGGTCAGGCTTGATCGGACTGACCGTCACCACCTACGGCGAGGAGCCGTTCACCTTCACCGAGTTCGCCTACTTCGCCGAGATGGCGCGCGCGGCCACCAGCGCGGCGCTCAGCCGCGGCTACGCGCTGGTGGTCCTGCCCGCCTCCTCCCGGCACGACGTCTGGGGCAACATCGCCCTCGACGGCACCGTCGTCATCGACCCGCCCGACCAGGACCCGCTGGTCAGCGAGCTCTACCGGTCCGGAGTGCCGGTGGTCAGTGACGGCAAGCCCGGGAACTGCCCGGTCACCGCCTGGGTGGACAACGACCACGAGGCCGCCGTCCTCGGCATCCTCGACCACCTCTCCGAGGCCGGCGCCCGCCGGATCGGCCTGCTCACCGGGACCAGCACCGACACCTACACCCGGCTCTCCACCGAGGCCTACCTCGGCTGGTGCCGGCGGGTCGGCCAGGAGCCCGTCTACGAGACCTACCCCGCCCACGACCCGGCCGCCGGCGCCGTCGCCGCCGACCGGCTGCTCGCCCGCCCCGACCGCCCCGACGCCGTGTACGGCCTCTTCGACCCCAACGGCACCGACCTGCTCGCCGCCGCCCGCCGCTACGGGCTGCGCGTGCCCGACGACCTGCTGCTGGTGTGCTGCAGCGAGAGCGACGTGTACGCCGGCACCGAACCGCCGATCACCACCCTCTCGCTCAAGCCGCGCCGGATCGGCACCACCGTGGTCAACCTGCTCATCGACGCCATCGAGGGAGTCGACTCGGGGACGGGGGTGGACGTCGCCCGGCTCTTCCCGCCGCGGTTCCGCACCGCCGGCACCGGCCCGCCGCCGGGCACCCTGATGCCCACCGAGCTGATCGTGCGGGCCTCCTCACAGCGCCGCAGCCCCCGGACCACCGTCAGCCCGCCCCGCCCACCGGGCGAGGTTTAG
- a CDS encoding sensor histidine kinase has product MSRLSLRARLLILALLLVTTGLVVSDFVVLGTVRMQLVQRADQQLQRFAEPLSHRTPNGRQQNQTPALKRVGQFLPSQYVVQYRAADGTVQQVLRQPIADSDPAPELDHLTPAVLAAKLGTGFDVPDEHGQGSWRVIVLPLAHANANAFSAPSYVLVAVSLEDVDATVSRLRTSFLAIGAAVLVLITALGAFAVRAGLRPLARIEQDAELIAAGRLSHRMPSLAPRTEVGRLSAALNVMLTQIEAAFAARAESEARMRRFVADASHELRTPLAGIRGFAELYRMGALPDVDRAMDRIESEAVRMGGLVEDLLTLARIDEERPLDLAPMDLRTLAADALHDLTALDPGRPVSLTGPSGTGSPQPAPVLGDEARLRQVVTNLVGNAVKHTPPGTAVRIGVGTADGRCLLEVADSGPGLTEDQAVQVFERFYRVDASRSRRDGGGAGLGLAIATALTHSHGGTLTLDTAPGRGATFRVEIPHQG; this is encoded by the coding sequence ATGTCCCGCCTCTCCCTCCGCGCCCGGCTGCTGATCCTCGCGCTCCTCCTGGTGACCACCGGGCTGGTGGTGAGCGACTTCGTCGTGCTCGGCACCGTCCGCATGCAGCTGGTGCAGCGGGCCGACCAGCAGCTCCAGCGCTTCGCCGAGCCCCTCTCGCACCGGACACCCAACGGCCGCCAGCAGAACCAGACCCCCGCTCTCAAGCGCGTCGGCCAGTTCCTGCCCAGCCAGTACGTCGTGCAGTACCGCGCCGCCGACGGCACCGTCCAGCAGGTGCTCCGCCAGCCGATCGCCGACTCCGACCCGGCGCCCGAACTGGACCACCTGACGCCGGCCGTCCTCGCCGCCAAGCTGGGCACCGGCTTCGACGTCCCGGACGAGCACGGCCAGGGCAGCTGGCGGGTCATCGTCCTCCCGCTCGCCCACGCCAACGCCAACGCCTTCTCCGCCCCCAGCTACGTCCTCGTCGCCGTCTCCCTGGAGGACGTCGACGCGACCGTCTCCAGACTCCGCACCTCCTTCCTCGCCATCGGCGCCGCCGTCCTCGTCCTGATCACCGCCCTCGGCGCCTTCGCGGTACGCGCCGGACTGCGCCCGCTCGCGCGGATCGAGCAGGACGCCGAACTCATCGCGGCCGGCCGCCTCTCCCACCGGATGCCGAGCCTCGCCCCGCGCACCGAAGTCGGGCGCCTGTCCGCAGCCCTCAACGTCATGCTCACCCAGATCGAGGCGGCCTTCGCGGCCCGCGCCGAGTCCGAGGCCCGGATGCGCCGCTTCGTCGCGGACGCCTCGCACGAGCTCCGCACCCCCCTCGCAGGCATCCGCGGCTTCGCCGAGCTGTACCGGATGGGCGCGCTGCCCGACGTCGACCGCGCGATGGACCGGATCGAGAGCGAGGCCGTCCGGATGGGCGGCCTGGTCGAGGACCTGCTCACCCTCGCCCGCATCGACGAGGAACGCCCCCTCGACCTGGCCCCGATGGACCTGCGTACCCTCGCCGCCGACGCCCTGCACGACCTCACCGCACTCGACCCCGGCCGCCCGGTCTCCCTCACCGGTCCGAGCGGCACCGGCTCCCCCCAACCCGCCCCCGTCCTCGGCGACGAGGCCCGACTCCGCCAGGTGGTCACCAACCTGGTCGGCAACGCCGTCAAGCACACCCCGCCGGGCACCGCCGTACGGATCGGCGTCGGCACGGCCGACGGCCGCTGTCTTCTGGAAGTCGCCGACTCAGGCCCAGGCCTGACGGAGGATCAGGCCGTCCAGGTCTTCGAGCGCTTCTACCGGGTGGACGCCTCCCGCAGCCGCCGCGACGGCGGAGGGGCCGGCCTCGGCCTGGCCATCGCCACCGCCCTCACCCACTCCCACGGCGGCACCCTCACCCTCGACACGGCCCCCGGCCGCGGCGCGACCTTCCGGGTGGAGATCCCCCACCAGGGCTGA